Proteins from a single region of Neodiprion virginianus isolate iyNeoVirg1 chromosome 4, iyNeoVirg1.1, whole genome shotgun sequence:
- the LOC124303265 gene encoding cathepsin L-like: MKIFLVFLVGVVAVSRASITIGLVSEEWGKFKLMNKKHYVDDMEENFRMHVFIHNKLKIMRHNSLYEHGVVSYKLGLNKYSDMLIHEFAETMNGFNKVSDVLRQVIMDELINTTFVQPMYAEYLFKSVDWREMGGVTPVMDQKHCGSDWAFAATGAVEGQTFRKTKELVPLSKQNLIDCAGKYDSDGCEGGTMTEAFEYIIRNNGIDTEESYPYEGKTNSCRYQPRKIGATSFGYTYINRGDEITLQEVIAVDGPVAVAVDASHASFQFYSEGIYYEPDCSDLDPDHAVLAVGYGTDINGTDYWILKNSWGTDWGDHGYMKLARNKNNHCGIASYAIYPLV; encoded by the exons ATGAAGATTTTTCTCGTCTTTTTGGTGGGTGTGGTCGCCGTTAGCAGAGCAAGTATAACCATTGGCCTTGTTAGTGAAGAGTGGGGCAAGTTTAAG CTGATGAATAAGAAACATTATGTGGACGATATGgaggaaaatttcagaatGCACGTATTTATCCACAATAAACTTAAAATTATGAGACACAATTCCCTGTATGAACACGGCGTTGTTTCGTACAAATTGGGACTTAACAAGTACAGTGACATG CTTATTCATGAATTCGCTGAAACGATGAATGGCTTCAACAAGGTTAGCGACGTACTAAGGCAAGTAATCATGGATGAGCTAATCAATACCACTTTTGTCCAACCTATGTATGCTGAATACCTCTTCAAATCTGTGGACTGGAGAGAGATGGGAGGTGTAACTCCTGTGATGGATCAGAAACACTGTGGTTCAGACTGGGCGTTCGCTGCA ACTGGTGCCGTGGAAGGTCAAACCTTCAGGAAAACGAAAGAGCTAGTGCCTTTGAGTAAGCAAAATTTGATCGATTGTGCTGGCAAGTATGATAGCGATGGATGCGAGGGTGGCACGATGACCGAAGCCTTCGAGTACATTATACGGAACAATGGGATTGACACTGAGGAGAGCTACCCGTATGAGGGAAAAACAAATTCGTGCCG TTACCAACCTCGTAAGATTGGAGCTACCAGTTTTGGCTACACGTATATTAATCGGGGAGATGAGATAACTTTACAGGAGGTTATTGCTGTCGACGGCCCAGTTGCTGTTGCCGTTGATGCTTCCCATGCAAGCTTCCAGTTTTACTCTGAAG gTATTTATTACGAACCCGATTGTTCCGATCTTGACCCGGACCACGCAGTCTTGGCCGTCGGTTACGGAACTGATATAAACGGCACGGATTACTGGATCCTCAAGAATAGTTGGGGTACTGATTGGGGCGATCACGGGTACATGAAGTTGGCCCGAAACAAGAACAACCATTGCGGAATCGCTTCCTACGCAATCTACCCTCTTGTTTAA